One stretch of Commensalibacter melissae DNA includes these proteins:
- the leuC gene encoding 3-isopropylmalate dehydratase large subunit, giving the protein MKARTLFDKLWDSHVVKQLPNGTALLYIDRHLIHEVTSPQAFEGLRLAGRKIHSPEAMMAVIDHNVPTTDRDKPMEEGESRHQIEVLEKNVREFDVPFIPLKSARQGIVHVVGPEEGITLPGMTIVCGDSHTSTHGAFGSLAFGIGTSEVEHVMATQTLLQKPAKNFKINIEGKLKPGVSAKDIILAVIGRIGTAGGTEHVIEFTGSAVRNLDMAGRMTLCNMAIEAGARAGIIAPDEVTFEYIKGRPFAPKGKNFDDAVAYWKSLVSDDGAHYDKVVDIDVNNLDPMVTWGTSPEDVISIKDKVPDPEKLKDESQRKRKKRMLNYMDLKVGQPIAGTKIDAVFIGSCTNSRIEDFRAAAYILKGHKIADHVWGLAVPGSGLIKKQAESEGLDKIFKEAGFEWREAGCSMCLAMNPDRLEPGQRCASTSNRNFEGRQGPGSRTHLVSPAMAAAAAIKGELTDVRDMM; this is encoded by the coding sequence ATGAAAGCTCGTACTTTGTTTGATAAGTTGTGGGATAGTCACGTGGTAAAACAACTTCCAAATGGTACGGCACTCCTTTATATTGACCGTCACTTAATTCATGAGGTTACTAGCCCGCAGGCATTTGAAGGGTTACGGTTGGCTGGACGTAAAATTCACAGTCCGGAAGCGATGATGGCAGTTATTGATCACAATGTTCCCACAACAGATCGGGATAAACCGATGGAGGAAGGAGAAAGTCGTCATCAGATAGAAGTTTTAGAGAAAAATGTTAGGGAATTTGATGTCCCATTCATTCCATTAAAATCTGCCCGTCAGGGGATCGTCCATGTTGTTGGACCCGAGGAAGGGATAACATTACCAGGTATGACTATTGTTTGTGGTGACAGTCATACTTCTACCCATGGTGCATTTGGTTCGCTTGCTTTTGGTATCGGAACTTCAGAAGTTGAACATGTGATGGCAACCCAAACTTTGCTACAAAAACCAGCCAAAAATTTTAAGATTAATATTGAAGGTAAATTAAAACCAGGTGTAAGTGCGAAAGATATTATTCTTGCTGTTATAGGAAGAATTGGTACAGCTGGTGGAACAGAACATGTAATAGAATTTACTGGTTCAGCGGTAAGAAATCTTGATATGGCGGGGCGGATGACCTTGTGCAACATGGCTATTGAAGCTGGTGCCAGAGCCGGGATCATAGCACCTGATGAAGTTACTTTTGAATATATTAAGGGGCGTCCATTTGCACCAAAAGGGAAAAATTTTGATGACGCTGTAGCTTACTGGAAAAGTTTGGTTTCTGATGATGGGGCGCATTATGATAAAGTTGTAGATATAGACGTCAACAATCTTGATCCTATGGTAACATGGGGAACAAGTCCAGAAGATGTGATATCTATTAAAGATAAAGTGCCAGATCCAGAAAAATTGAAGGATGAATCTCAACGTAAAAGAAAAAAACGTATGCTGAACTATATGGATCTGAAAGTTGGTCAACCGATTGCCGGTACAAAAATTGATGCTGTTTTTATAGGCTCTTGTACAAATAGTCGTATAGAAGATTTTCGGGCTGCGGCATATATTCTTAAAGGGCATAAAATTGCAGATCATGTCTGGGGACTGGCTGTACCCGGGTCTGGATTAATTAAGAAACAAGCTGAATCCGAAGGATTGGATAAAATATTCAAAGAGGCAGGTTTTGAATGGCGTGAAGCTGGTTGTTCCATGTGTTTGGCAATGAATCCAGATCGTTTGGAACCAGGACAAAGGTGTGCCTCCACTTCCAATCGTAATTTTGAAGGTCGTCAAGGTCCTGGCAGTAGAACACATTTAGTATCTCCAGCCATGGCTGCCGCTGCTGCAATCAAAGGTGAATTAACGGATGTAAGGGATATGATGTGA
- the leuB gene encoding 3-isopropylmalate dehydrogenase: MTKEKKILVLPGDGIGPEIMEQAVKVLEWVDKNSTLSFKLEYEVVGGASIDQNGIPLTQEVIEKAKKADAVLFGAVGGPKWNNIDFNNRPELGIIGLRKELGLFANLRSAIVFDSLIEASSVKPEIIKGLDLMIVRESTGGVYFGSPRGIETLPDGTRKGINTEVYTSKEIERIARVAFELARQRQNHVCSVDKCNVMESGLLWKEVVTEIHQKEYPDVNLSHMLADNCAMQLVRQPSQFDVILTSNLFGDILSDLAAMLTGSLGMLPSATLGEKQSNGVIPALYEPIHGSAPDIAGQGKANPLAQILSLAMMLKYSFNEQQNSRKIVNACKFVLNQNYRTPDIMSMGKKEVNTQEMGKLILDHLNGKN; this comes from the coding sequence ATGACAAAAGAAAAAAAAATTTTGGTTTTGCCAGGGGACGGGATTGGTCCAGAAATCATGGAACAGGCTGTAAAAGTACTTGAGTGGGTAGATAAAAACTCGACATTATCTTTCAAGCTTGAATATGAAGTGGTTGGAGGTGCATCCATAGATCAAAATGGAATACCATTAACTCAAGAGGTTATTGAAAAAGCAAAAAAAGCTGATGCGGTTCTTTTTGGAGCTGTTGGTGGACCGAAGTGGAATAATATTGATTTTAATAATCGACCTGAATTAGGGATTATTGGTTTACGTAAAGAACTTGGCTTATTTGCCAATTTACGTTCAGCGATTGTTTTTGATTCTCTGATTGAGGCCAGTTCAGTTAAACCTGAGATCATTAAGGGTTTGGATTTAATGATTGTTCGCGAAAGCACAGGAGGCGTTTATTTTGGTTCTCCTAGAGGAATTGAAACATTACCTGACGGAACTCGTAAGGGAATCAATACAGAAGTTTATACAAGTAAAGAAATCGAAAGAATTGCCCGTGTAGCTTTTGAGTTGGCTCGTCAACGCCAAAATCATGTTTGTTCTGTTGATAAATGTAATGTGATGGAAAGCGGTCTTTTATGGAAGGAAGTGGTGACAGAGATTCACCAAAAAGAGTATCCAGATGTCAATTTATCTCATATGTTAGCAGATAATTGTGCAATGCAATTGGTCCGTCAACCCTCACAATTTGATGTTATTCTGACCAGCAATCTTTTTGGGGATATTCTGTCAGATTTGGCTGCCATGCTGACGGGAAGTTTGGGTATGTTGCCTTCAGCTACACTAGGGGAGAAACAGTCAAATGGGGTTATTCCAGCATTGTATGAACCAATTCATGGCAGTGCTCCAGACATAGCTGGACAAGGAAAAGCCAACCCCTTGGCACAAATTCTTTCTTTGGCAATGATGTTGAAATATTCATTTAATGAACAACAAAATTCACGGAAAATCGTAAATGCATGTAAATTTGTATTAAACCAAAATTATCGTACACCGGATATTATGAGTATGGGAAAAAAAGAGGTTAACACGCAAGAGATGGGAAAACTTATTCTTGATCATTTAAATGGAAAAAATTAA
- the leuD gene encoding 3-isopropylmalate dehydratase small subunit, whose translation MEKFDILTAIAAPLPEENIDTDKIIPARFLKTTKRSGLGKFAFYSWRYDDNGNERNDFILNRDPYRQAKILISYENFGCGSSREHAPWALLDFGIRCVIAPSFADIFFNNAFKNGILPIKVSREICEQLVEDTKMGANARITVDLVHQEIIRPDGEKIKFEIDPLRRQLLLEGLDDIGQTMQHVESIRNFEKNRKEKQPWFPEIIIDEHNI comes from the coding sequence ATGGAAAAATTTGACATTTTGACAGCAATTGCAGCTCCATTACCCGAAGAAAATATTGATACTGATAAAATAATACCGGCTCGTTTTCTTAAAACGACCAAAAGAAGTGGTTTGGGTAAATTCGCTTTCTATTCTTGGCGTTATGATGATAATGGAAATGAACGAAATGATTTTATACTTAATCGTGACCCGTATCGTCAGGCGAAAATTTTAATCAGTTATGAAAATTTTGGTTGTGGTTCGTCTAGGGAACACGCGCCTTGGGCTTTGCTTGATTTTGGAATACGATGTGTAATTGCACCTTCCTTTGCGGATATTTTTTTTAATAATGCATTTAAAAACGGAATATTGCCGATAAAGGTGTCCAGGGAAATTTGTGAACAATTGGTTGAGGATACCAAAATGGGAGCAAATGCTCGTATAACGGTTGATTTGGTACATCAAGAAATTATACGACCTGATGGTGAAAAAATTAAATTTGAAATTGACCCATTACGCCGTCAATTGCTTTTGGAAGGTTTGGATGATATTGGTCAAACCATGCAACATGTTGAATCAATTAGAAATTTTGAAAAAAACAGAAAGGAAAAGCAACCCTGGTTTCCTGAGATAATAATTGATGAACATAATATATAA
- the ffh gene encoding signal recognition particle protein: MFNRLSGKLSGVFDGLSKRGALSQEDVNEAMREIRLAMLDADVALPVVKEFVKKVQEKSVGQEVLHNISPGQAIAKIVNDALIDALGGSGAVPLALNAAPPIPYLMVGLQGSGKTTTSAKIAYFLNRRERKKILLASLDTYRPAAQLQLQQLANQIRVTALPIIEGQNPLQIAKRAIEIGRLEGYDIVILDTAGRLAIDDVLMQEVQNIRDAVQPVETLLVVDAMTGQDAVNTAKHFNEKVGITGVVMTRMDGDARGGAALSMRAITGAPIKLVGMGEKVDALQEFYPERVASRILGLGDIAGLVEKASETLDIEENERLAKKMLKGKFDLNDYSTQISQINKMGSISNIMDMIPGMGKVKEKLGNKEIDTSILKRHQAIISSMTKAERKKPDIIKASRKKRIAAGSGTTVQEVNRLLKQYDQMASMMKRFNKLGVKGLMRQGLSALLPKGMTPPPGGGMMR, translated from the coding sequence GTGTTTAACCGTTTATCTGGTAAACTTTCTGGCGTATTTGACGGACTTTCGAAACGGGGGGCATTGTCTCAGGAAGACGTTAATGAGGCCATGCGTGAGATCCGTTTGGCAATGCTTGATGCCGACGTTGCTTTGCCTGTCGTCAAGGAATTTGTTAAAAAGGTTCAGGAAAAATCTGTTGGTCAGGAAGTCTTGCACAATATTTCACCTGGTCAGGCAATTGCCAAAATTGTAAATGATGCATTGATTGATGCATTGGGTGGATCAGGTGCTGTACCTCTTGCATTGAATGCTGCGCCACCTATTCCTTATTTGATGGTGGGTTTGCAAGGATCTGGTAAAACCACGACTTCGGCAAAGATTGCATATTTCCTAAATCGTCGTGAACGCAAGAAAATATTGCTTGCCAGTTTGGATACCTATCGTCCTGCCGCTCAATTGCAATTGCAGCAATTGGCCAATCAGATACGCGTAACTGCATTACCAATTATCGAGGGACAAAATCCATTGCAAATTGCCAAACGGGCCATAGAGATCGGCCGTTTAGAGGGATATGATATTGTTATCCTGGATACAGCTGGACGTTTGGCGATTGATGATGTTTTGATGCAGGAGGTTCAAAATATCAGAGATGCGGTTCAGCCTGTTGAAACCCTTCTTGTCGTTGATGCTATGACAGGGCAAGATGCGGTTAACACAGCCAAGCATTTTAATGAGAAAGTTGGGATTACGGGTGTTGTTATGACCCGTATGGATGGGGATGCACGAGGTGGTGCCGCATTATCAATGCGGGCAATTACTGGCGCCCCAATCAAGCTGGTTGGTATGGGTGAAAAGGTTGATGCATTACAGGAATTCTATCCCGAACGTGTCGCCAGCCGTATTCTGGGATTGGGAGATATAGCGGGGCTGGTTGAAAAAGCTTCTGAAACTCTCGATATAGAGGAAAATGAACGTCTTGCCAAGAAGATGCTCAAGGGAAAATTTGATTTGAATGATTATTCGACTCAAATTTCACAGATAAATAAAATGGGATCAATTTCCAACATTATGGACATGATCCCAGGTATGGGAAAAGTTAAAGAAAAACTTGGTAATAAAGAGATAGACACCTCGATTCTTAAACGTCATCAGGCCATTATTTCATCAATGACTAAGGCCGAACGCAAAAAGCCTGATATTATTAAGGCATCTCGTAAAAAAAGGATTGCGGCAGGATCGGGGACAACAGTTCAGGAAGTCAATCGGTTGTTAAAACAATATGATCAGATGGCTTCCATGATGAAGCGGTTTAACAAGCTGGGCGTTAAAGGTTTAATGCGACAGGGGTTATCTGCTCTTTTACCTAAAGGAATGACGCCTCCACCTGGTGGTGGGATGATGCGTTAG
- a CDS encoding outer membrane protein assembly factor BamB family protein: MQDILPIKKKFSRRSILATTATGMALAACGHKDNKPVIIGKRIDVFSTGAGLMVDHSDKTPITIPSPVIDEKWMLEGRTADHASIHSAVGGVRRMWSCSIGSGNSEPSPLSYIALGSKGQGIINTTPVIDGNHFFTMDAVGKVTAFDWQSRKLLWRLNPKKKKSRSSNLGGGIGLTEDALYIVDGVAETLRVDRKTGKVVWRVDVGTPGRSAPTIVNQLLFFGTIDGRLFCLDTKTGNQLWSYSTGSVQTKLFGQPAPAYSEGILVAGFGSGDLIALRANTGEQIWTDTLGRNGRNAFVDFAAISALPVIADGTVYAISIGSILVALDLRSGRRIWEREVSGQNSMVVIGDWLFVLSLDQQLACLDRVTGRVRWVTQLRRFKNMEKYKDPIAWYGPVLAGGQIICISDFNDIGLVTFSPASGKITNIVKTGITPALAPVVVNERLLILGQDGKLTAFG, encoded by the coding sequence ATGCAAGATATTCTACCTATAAAAAAGAAATTTTCACGTCGATCGATTCTTGCGACAACCGCAACTGGAATGGCTTTGGCAGCTTGCGGGCATAAGGATAATAAACCTGTTATTATTGGTAAACGAATAGACGTTTTTAGTACTGGTGCCGGACTGATGGTCGATCATAGTGACAAAACTCCAATCACTATTCCATCACCAGTTATCGACGAGAAATGGATGCTTGAGGGAAGAACGGCTGATCATGCCTCAATTCACAGTGCGGTGGGTGGCGTGCGTAGAATGTGGAGTTGCAGTATCGGATCAGGAAATTCCGAACCAAGCCCTTTATCCTATATTGCGCTGGGATCAAAAGGCCAGGGCATCATCAATACAACTCCGGTTATAGATGGCAATCATTTTTTCACAATGGATGCTGTTGGTAAGGTAACTGCGTTTGATTGGCAATCACGTAAGTTGCTATGGCGGCTAAATCCCAAAAAGAAAAAGTCAAGATCAAGTAATTTGGGAGGTGGTATTGGATTAACCGAGGATGCTTTATATATTGTGGATGGCGTGGCCGAAACTTTGAGGGTGGATCGGAAAACGGGAAAGGTTGTATGGCGTGTGGATGTTGGTACACCTGGTCGTTCCGCACCAACAATCGTAAACCAGTTATTGTTTTTTGGCACCATTGATGGACGGTTATTTTGTTTGGATACAAAAACGGGAAATCAGTTATGGTCCTATAGTACAGGCAGTGTTCAAACAAAATTATTTGGTCAACCAGCACCAGCCTATTCAGAAGGCATTCTTGTCGCAGGCTTTGGATCAGGAGATTTGATTGCGTTGCGGGCAAATACCGGGGAGCAGATTTGGACTGATACGCTGGGTCGAAATGGCCGTAATGCTTTTGTGGATTTTGCGGCAATCAGTGCGCTTCCTGTAATTGCTGATGGTACGGTATATGCTATAAGTATCGGTTCAATCTTGGTGGCACTGGATTTAAGGTCTGGTCGACGTATTTGGGAACGTGAAGTTTCAGGTCAAAATTCAATGGTTGTTATTGGCGATTGGTTATTTGTTCTTTCCCTTGATCAGCAACTGGCTTGTCTTGACCGTGTAACGGGTCGGGTTCGTTGGGTCACTCAACTGAGACGTTTCAAGAATATGGAAAAATATAAAGATCCCATCGCTTGGTATGGTCCTGTATTGGCAGGCGGACAAATTATCTGTATCAGTGATTTTAACGATATTGGACTGGTAACCTTCAGTCCGGCATCAGGTAAAATAACCAATATTGTTAAAACAGGTATAACTCCCGCTCTAGCTCCGGTGGTTGTAAATGAGCGTTTGCTGATTCTGGGGCAAGATGGTAAATTAACTGCTTTTGGTTAG
- the trmD gene encoding tRNA (guanosine(37)-N1)-methyltransferase TrmD has translation MCWQIELLTLFPEMFPGFLEFSLAGKALKEEKWTLKTHDLRQFGHGKHKAVDDTPFGGGAGMVIRVDILDAALQATLPQDDRPVVYFSPRGRVLQQKDILRFVSGSGLYCICGRYEGIDDRIFQKYSIEEISIGDYILSGGEPAALVLMDACIRLLPGVMGSDTSGEEESFSEGLLEYPHYTKPAKWQGYDVPEILLSGHHGAIAAWRQEQAEMVTRMRRPDLWDSYQRNSNLKNND, from the coding sequence ATGTGTTGGCAGATTGAATTGTTGACTTTATTTCCTGAGATGTTTCCCGGCTTTTTGGAATTTTCCCTGGCGGGCAAAGCATTAAAAGAGGAAAAATGGACTTTGAAAACGCATGATTTGCGTCAGTTTGGTCATGGCAAACATAAGGCTGTTGATGATACGCCGTTTGGTGGTGGGGCAGGAATGGTTATTCGAGTGGATATACTTGATGCTGCCTTACAGGCTACTTTACCGCAGGATGATCGTCCAGTTGTTTATTTTTCGCCGCGAGGACGTGTATTGCAACAAAAAGATATTCTGCGGTTTGTATCAGGGAGTGGTTTATATTGTATTTGTGGTCGCTATGAAGGGATTGATGATCGGATATTTCAAAAATATTCAATAGAGGAGATTTCTATTGGAGATTACATTCTTTCTGGTGGTGAGCCTGCCGCACTTGTTTTAATGGATGCCTGCATACGTCTGTTACCTGGTGTTATGGGATCTGATACCAGTGGGGAAGAAGAAAGTTTTTCTGAAGGTCTTTTGGAATATCCGCATTATACGAAACCTGCCAAGTGGCAGGGATATGACGTGCCCGAGATTTTACTTTCAGGACATCATGGGGCAATTGCTGCATGGCGTCAAGAACAGGCTGAAATGGTGACCAGAATGCGCAGACCAGATTTGTGGGACAGTTACCAGCGTAACAGTAACCTTAAAAATAATGACTGA
- the rplS gene encoding 50S ribosomal protein L19, whose product MDIIQKYEVDEIARLTADRAIPEFFPGDTVRVDVRVVEGERKRVQAYEGVVIARSNKGLNSNFTVRKISNGEGVERVFPLYSPTISAITVVRHGHVRRAKLYYLRGRSGKSARIAERNRDVNKKTESV is encoded by the coding sequence ATGGATATTATTCAAAAATATGAGGTTGACGAAATTGCTCGTTTAACAGCAGATCGTGCCATTCCTGAATTTTTCCCTGGGGATACAGTACGAGTTGATGTTCGTGTTGTTGAAGGGGAACGTAAACGTGTTCAGGCTTATGAGGGTGTCGTAATTGCACGTTCAAATAAGGGACTAAATAGTAATTTTACCGTTCGTAAAATTTCAAATGGTGAAGGAGTGGAACGTGTATTTCCTCTTTATTCTCCAACAATTTCTGCGATTACGGTTGTCCGTCATGGTCATGTCCGTCGCGCAAAACTATATTATTTGCGTGGTCGTAGCGGTAAGTCAGCCCGTATTGCAGAACGTAATCGCGATGTTAATAAAAAAACAGAATCTGTTTAA
- a CDS encoding Spy/CpxP family protein refolding chaperone produces MFNKKMLTSLVVAGGLSLGSMVSAMAQPVGMAPPPPPPGGIFGPAVGPLGYMFENLNLSAEQQAKAKVIVDSARLKEETTRQQVEAVHRDMANALLAPGKVTKGNLDPFVDKLEKLHRETAENHTKTLLALRNILTPDQLVQLKARIIKMKDIHGQMQLLRGQMRQTATNGTAAPMVAPNQAQ; encoded by the coding sequence ATGTTTAATAAGAAAATGTTAACTTCTCTGGTTGTTGCCGGCGGTCTAAGCCTTGGCAGTATGGTATCCGCAATGGCCCAACCTGTTGGAATGGCACCTCCACCTCCACCTCCCGGTGGCATATTTGGGCCTGCGGTTGGTCCATTGGGATACATGTTCGAAAATCTTAATCTTAGCGCCGAACAACAGGCAAAAGCCAAGGTAATCGTCGATAGTGCTCGATTAAAGGAAGAAACCACTCGTCAGCAAGTTGAGGCTGTACATAGAGATATGGCAAATGCTTTATTGGCACCTGGTAAAGTAACAAAAGGAAATCTTGATCCATTTGTGGATAAATTGGAAAAACTTCACAGAGAAACTGCTGAAAATCATACCAAGACATTACTTGCCCTTCGTAACATTTTGACGCCAGACCAGTTGGTTCAGTTAAAAGCGCGTATTATCAAGATGAAGGATATTCATGGTCAAATGCAGTTATTGCGTGGACAGATGCGTCAAACAGCAACAAATGGAACCGCAGCACCAATGGTTGCTCCTAACCAAGCTCAATAA
- the rimM gene encoding ribosome maturation factor RimM (Essential for efficient processing of 16S rRNA) has translation MKRQLVHVATIGKPHGVNGLVRVYSYLEKATNLQNYKELIDNHGERWSLIWKNEPIAILYDGNKNPVDSRTNAEHLTNRKLYVTRDSFSDLEEEEFYLVDLIGLQARVQKINQQKEAFGIIDHVHDYGAGTSLEIKLDSKEIIIVPFTKQCVPVIDLEAGWVKICLPHFIEVSPNEGNKGNVLAD, from the coding sequence ATGAAAAGACAGTTGGTTCATGTTGCAACGATCGGGAAACCCCATGGCGTTAACGGGCTGGTAAGGGTTTATTCGTATCTGGAAAAGGCAACAAATCTACAAAATTACAAGGAACTGATTGATAATCATGGGGAGCGCTGGTCTTTAATCTGGAAAAATGAACCAATTGCCATCCTTTATGATGGAAATAAAAATCCTGTTGATTCCAGAACAAATGCCGAACATCTGACAAACCGTAAGTTATACGTAACAAGAGATTCTTTTTCAGATTTGGAAGAAGAGGAATTCTATTTGGTAGATTTAATTGGTTTGCAGGCTCGTGTTCAGAAAATTAATCAGCAAAAGGAAGCGTTTGGTATCATTGATCATGTCCATGATTATGGTGCGGGTACCAGTCTTGAAATCAAACTGGATTCCAAAGAAATCATTATTGTTCCTTTTACAAAGCAATGTGTACCGGTAATTGATCTTGAAGCGGGATGGGTAAAAATCTGTTTACCTCATTTTATTGAGGTTTCACCTAATGAAGGTAATAAGGGAAATGTGTTGGCAGATTGA
- the rpsP gene encoding 30S ribosomal protein S16 — protein sequence MSLKIRLSRSGSKKRPYYHIVIADSRSPRDGRFIEKVGSYNPMLPSDHAERVRLFNERISYWLTKGAQATDRVARFLANAGLAEKFVYNEQPQKSAPKKKAQERAEAAAKKKEEAEAEA from the coding sequence ATGAGCCTTAAAATCCGTTTATCCCGTTCAGGGTCAAAAAAACGTCCATACTATCACATAGTTATTGCTGATAGCCGTTCACCTCGGGATGGACGTTTTATTGAAAAAGTGGGTTCTTATAACCCCATGCTTCCTTCCGATCATGCTGAAAGAGTTCGTTTGTTTAATGAACGGATTAGTTATTGGTTGACAAAAGGGGCACAGGCAACCGATCGTGTTGCACGTTTTTTGGCAAATGCTGGTTTGGCGGAAAAATTTGTCTATAACGAACAGCCTCAGAAGTCTGCGCCGAAGAAAAAGGCCCAGGAACGTGCTGAAGCCGCAGCTAAGAAAAAAGAAGAAGCTGAAGCTGAGGCTTAA
- the der gene encoding ribosome biogenesis GTPase Der — translation MTLAKHKLPVIVIAGRPNVGKSTLFNRLAGRRFAIVSDQPGVTRDRKSVDILLNDRSVTLIDTAGWEEDDPETVHGRMRISSERAVDMADVILFCVDARMGITPVDEHFAQWLRKQGRKILLVVNKAEGHSGNVAALEMYKFGFGEPIPVSAEHGEGIMDLVDRIEVELPIEQFQDNSALNISLENSEDKPLRLAIVGRPNAGKSTLINQLIGEQRVITGPEAGLTRDSISVSFHDEKGEIELVDTAGLRRKARIDETLEKMSVSASIEALKMAEVVVLVIDAELGIHEQDLQIARLIEREGRCCVIALNKWDILKDRVATRQTIRDRIEMSLSQMHGIPIIAFSALTGRGVHKLIPAVRKAYDIWNKRIPTGELNRWFEEAILRHAPPMIDGRRLKLRYITQTKARPPTFILFGTRTSKLPLDYQRYLMNGLREIFDMPGTPIRLQFRDSKNPYIHEKQ, via the coding sequence GTGACATTGGCTAAACACAAATTGCCTGTTATTGTGATCGCGGGTCGTCCTAATGTCGGTAAATCGACATTATTCAATCGGCTGGCGGGAAGACGCTTTGCAATTGTAAGCGATCAGCCGGGGGTGACACGAGATCGGAAATCAGTTGACATTCTTCTAAACGATCGCTCCGTTACCTTAATTGATACGGCTGGATGGGAAGAGGATGATCCCGAAACTGTTCATGGTCGTATGCGTATATCCTCCGAACGGGCGGTTGATATGGCAGATGTGATTCTTTTTTGTGTTGATGCCAGAATGGGTATAACACCTGTTGATGAACATTTTGCTCAATGGTTGAGAAAACAGGGGCGTAAAATTCTTTTGGTTGTGAATAAGGCCGAAGGTCATTCCGGAAATGTAGCCGCCTTGGAAATGTATAAATTTGGTTTTGGGGAACCCATTCCTGTTTCTGCAGAGCATGGTGAAGGTATCATGGATCTTGTAGACCGGATTGAGGTGGAGCTTCCAATTGAACAGTTCCAGGATAATTCGGCATTAAATATATCATTGGAAAACTCTGAAGATAAACCATTGAGATTGGCAATTGTGGGACGTCCCAATGCCGGCAAATCAACTTTGATCAATCAATTGATAGGGGAGCAGCGTGTAATTACCGGGCCGGAAGCTGGATTAACGCGGGATTCAATTTCAGTATCCTTTCATGATGAAAAAGGGGAAATTGAATTGGTTGATACCGCCGGATTGAGGAGAAAAGCCAGAATTGATGAAACACTTGAAAAAATGTCTGTCTCTGCCAGTATTGAAGCCCTTAAAATGGCCGAAGTGGTTGTATTGGTTATTGATGCTGAATTGGGTATTCATGAACAGGATTTACAAATTGCCCGTCTAATTGAAAGAGAAGGACGTTGTTGCGTTATTGCGCTTAATAAGTGGGATATTTTAAAGGATAGGGTGGCTACCCGCCAGACTATAAGAGATAGAATTGAGATGTCGCTTTCACAAATGCATGGCATTCCTATCATTGCTTTTTCAGCTCTTACAGGTCGAGGGGTTCATAAATTAATACCTGCGGTTCGAAAAGCCTATGATATTTGGAACAAACGTATTCCGACAGGGGAATTGAACCGTTGGTTTGAAGAGGCTATTTTGAGGCATGCCCCTCCCATGATTGATGGACGCAGATTAAAATTACGTTACATCACGCAAACCAAGGCCCGACCACCAACCTTCATATTATTTGGAACTAGAACTTCAAAACTTCCCCTGGATTATCAGAGATATTTGATGAACGGTTTGCGTGAAATTTTCGATATGCCTGGAACGCCAATCCGTTTGCAATTCAGAGATAGCAAGAATCCATATATTCATGAAAAACAATGA
- the rpsU gene encoding 30S ribosomal protein S21, producing the protein MQVLVRDNNVDQALKALKKKMQREGIFREMKLRRHYEKPSERRAREAAEAVRRARKMERKRLEREGF; encoded by the coding sequence GTGCAGGTTTTGGTTAGAGACAATAATGTTGATCAAGCTTTGAAAGCTTTAAAAAAGAAAATGCAACGCGAGGGAATTTTCCGTGAAATGAAACTTCGTCGCCATTATGAAAAACCCTCTGAGCGACGTGCCCGTGAGGCTGCAGAAGCTGTAAGACGTGCACGTAAAATGGAACGTAAACGTTTGGAACGTGAAGGTTTTTAA